Proteins encoded together in one Alteribacter keqinensis window:
- a CDS encoding carbohydrate ABC transporter permease, protein MKSQMNIAKLLLYAILTSYAIVTLIPFIWALSASFKPLNEILAGGLNFIPQEFTFNNYITIFTEQALFPRWLFNSVFVAVIGTALNLVFNSMAGYALARLTFPGKKTLFITILAVLMIPAQVTMIPNFLILKELGWLNSYQGLIIPGMVNATFIFMMRQFFVNFPREVEEAAAIDGLGRFGTFFRIVMPMAKPALAAQAIFVFMSFWNNFMAPLIIMTDASMYTLPVGLNAFQSDYATYWNYIMAASMVFTLPVLVIYIFFNRFFLRGLSFRGDK, encoded by the coding sequence ATGAAAAGTCAAATGAACATTGCAAAACTGCTGCTTTATGCGATCCTCACAAGCTATGCCATCGTAACGCTGATTCCGTTCATCTGGGCATTGAGTGCATCGTTTAAACCCTTAAATGAAATTCTCGCCGGGGGACTGAACTTCATCCCCCAGGAATTTACGTTCAATAACTATATTACGATTTTTACAGAACAGGCTCTTTTTCCCCGCTGGTTGTTTAACAGTGTGTTTGTTGCCGTAATCGGAACGGCTTTGAATCTCGTATTCAACTCCATGGCAGGGTACGCTCTTGCCAGGCTTACCTTTCCGGGTAAAAAGACGCTCTTTATTACGATCCTGGCTGTACTGATGATTCCGGCACAGGTAACGATGATTCCAAACTTCCTGATTTTAAAAGAGCTTGGCTGGCTGAACAGCTACCAGGGCTTGATTATCCCCGGTATGGTCAATGCGACGTTTATCTTCATGATGAGACAGTTCTTCGTGAACTTCCCCCGGGAAGTAGAAGAGGCAGCAGCGATTGACGGCCTGGGACGTTTCGGAACGTTTTTCAGAATCGTCATGCCAATGGCTAAACCGGCTCTTGCAGCCCAGGCGATCTTCGTCTTTATGTCGTTCTGGAACAACTTCATGGCGCCGCTCATCATCATGACTGACGCGTCCATGTACACACTTCCGGTCGGTCTGAACGCATTCCAGTCCGACTACGCCACCTACTGGAACTACATCATGGCCGCATCCATGGTATTCACATTACCTGTACTTGTAATTTACATTTTCTTTAACCGTTTCTTCCTGAGAGGATTGTCTTTCAGAGGGGACAAATAG
- a CDS encoding ABC transporter substrate-binding protein, translated as MKKANWLKVLGMGSLVTVAGVLTACGDGGNDAGGDGEEEVTIRLTGWQSSPTEQRYFEETIAAFEDEYPHINVQVDTIADQYMDVLRTRLIGGEAADVFFLDAFEAPGLIQSGVLEPLDDYITDEFDIEDFQEPLIDAFRRDDQLWGLPKDTSTLALFYNEDHLEEAGYDGPPETWEELEEMAETLTEGNRYGFGVVTDLARLKFIAESGGGQIVEDNRASFSDPSVLEALQPIVDMRNEKEIAASPADVGAEWGGDMFGTERASMIIEGNWMLEFMEDTFPDVNYGVAEIPTINGEQGSMAYTVSYSMNSASEHKDEAWQLIEFLTGKEGMEIWTSSGLALPSRESVAEELDYVDDELYAPFIEAASYATVWADDTNLPIINSNFENQFSSAFLGNRSLQEALEEAERVANNEIQD; from the coding sequence ATGAAAAAAGCAAACTGGCTGAAAGTACTAGGTATGGGTTCATTAGTGACGGTTGCAGGAGTCTTGACGGCATGTGGTGATGGTGGAAACGACGCAGGGGGAGACGGAGAAGAGGAAGTGACGATCCGTTTGACCGGGTGGCAGTCATCTCCAACGGAACAACGGTATTTTGAAGAAACGATCGCTGCCTTTGAAGATGAGTATCCGCACATTAACGTACAGGTTGATACGATTGCCGATCAGTACATGGATGTTCTTCGTACCCGCCTTATTGGAGGGGAAGCAGCGGACGTATTTTTCCTCGATGCCTTTGAAGCACCTGGCCTTATTCAATCAGGCGTTCTTGAGCCGCTCGATGACTACATTACAGATGAATTCGATATTGAAGATTTTCAGGAGCCATTAATTGACGCTTTCCGCCGTGATGACCAGCTTTGGGGACTTCCGAAAGACACATCTACACTCGCTCTTTTCTATAACGAAGATCACCTCGAAGAAGCAGGTTATGACGGCCCGCCTGAAACGTGGGAAGAGCTTGAAGAAATGGCCGAAACACTCACGGAGGGGAACCGCTACGGATTCGGTGTCGTAACGGACCTTGCCAGACTTAAGTTCATCGCAGAATCCGGCGGGGGACAAATTGTTGAAGACAACCGTGCCAGCTTCTCAGACCCAAGCGTTCTTGAAGCACTGCAGCCGATTGTGGATATGAGAAACGAAAAAGAAATCGCTGCGTCACCTGCTGACGTAGGTGCCGAGTGGGGCGGAGACATGTTCGGGACAGAGCGTGCGTCCATGATCATCGAAGGAAACTGGATGCTTGAGTTCATGGAAGACACGTTCCCGGATGTCAACTACGGTGTTGCTGAAATCCCGACAATCAACGGTGAACAAGGATCGATGGCTTACACGGTGTCTTATTCGATGAACAGCGCGTCTGAACATAAAGACGAAGCATGGCAGTTAATAGAGTTCTTGACCGGCAAAGAAGGTATGGAGATCTGGACAAGCTCCGGTCTTGCCCTACCATCCCGTGAAAGTGTAGCTGAAGAACTTGATTATGTCGATGACGAGCTGTACGCACCATTTATTGAAGCCGCTTCCTACGCGACGGTCTGGGCAGACGACACGAACCTGCCGATCATCAATTCAAACTTTGAAAACCAGTTCTCCAGTGCGTTTTTAGGTAACCGCAGTCTTCAGGAAGCACTGGAAGAAGCAGAGCGTGTAGCAAACAACGAAATTCAGGACTAA
- a CDS encoding BMP family lipoprotein, translated as MKKKFSFLLTTVLAAGTLLAACGGGGNGDEEQGADGAEGDVFSAKMVTDTGGVDDRSFNESAWAGLQAFEDDFDVEVDYLQSGDASDYAPNLNRLAREGTDLTFAIGFLMEDDIRSVAEQNADQQFAIVDTVVANDDGDTYENIANITFAEHQGSFLVGVVAGLQTETDQVGFIGGVESPLISKFENGFKAGVLAVNPDAEITVQYAQDFNDASRGQGIADTMYGGGVDIIYHAAGGTGNGVFTEAIDRARNGENVWVIGVDQDQHAQGDYDGGNVTLTSMIKRVDEAVYQVSEQTMNGEYPGGEIIEFGLEDNGVGIAETQDNVSEEALQAVEEYKQMILDGEIDVPHNDDEFEEYESSL; from the coding sequence ATGAAAAAGAAGTTTTCATTTCTTTTAACAACTGTTCTCGCAGCGGGGACATTGCTTGCAGCCTGCGGAGGCGGGGGTAACGGAGACGAAGAACAAGGTGCCGATGGTGCTGAAGGGGATGTATTTTCAGCGAAGATGGTAACAGATACAGGCGGGGTTGACGACCGTTCATTTAACGAATCAGCATGGGCCGGTCTTCAGGCATTTGAAGATGATTTTGATGTAGAAGTTGACTATCTTCAATCAGGAGATGCGAGTGACTACGCGCCAAACTTAAACCGTCTGGCTCGTGAAGGCACTGACCTTACTTTCGCAATCGGGTTCCTTATGGAAGATGATATCCGGTCAGTAGCAGAGCAAAATGCAGATCAGCAGTTTGCGATTGTTGATACAGTTGTAGCTAACGATGACGGCGATACTTACGAGAACATTGCCAACATCACATTTGCCGAGCATCAGGGATCTTTCCTTGTAGGTGTTGTGGCCGGTCTTCAAACAGAGACTGACCAGGTTGGCTTTATCGGCGGGGTAGAAAGCCCGCTTATTTCAAAGTTTGAAAATGGATTTAAAGCAGGCGTCCTTGCAGTAAATCCGGATGCTGAGATTACTGTTCAGTATGCACAGGACTTTAATGATGCTTCAAGAGGACAAGGAATTGCCGACACCATGTACGGTGGTGGAGTTGACATCATTTACCACGCTGCCGGCGGTACAGGTAACGGGGTATTTACTGAAGCAATTGACCGTGCCCGTAACGGAGAAAACGTATGGGTAATCGGGGTTGACCAGGATCAGCACGCGCAGGGTGACTATGACGGCGGAAACGTAACGCTTACTTCTATGATTAAGCGCGTAGACGAAGCGGTTTACCAGGTTTCTGAACAGACAATGAACGGTGAATACCCAGGTGGGGAAATCATTGAATTCGGTCTTGAAGACAACGGGGTAGGAATTGCTGAAACACAGGATAACGTATCTGAAGAAGCTCTTCAGGCAGTTGAAGAGTATAAGCAGATGATTCTTGACGGTGAAATCGACGTTCCTCATAATGACGATGAATTCGAAGAGTACGAAAGCAGCCTTTAA
- a CDS encoding amylo-alpha-1,6-glucosidase produces the protein MNYRVIKENDVFLLTDEKGNIPKDHPYGPGLYSKDTRFLSKMDLKINGQEPILLSSEAEESYIASMILTNPHMEQDGNVELWRESVELTRKRFIYEDVFYEMITAKNYNPKRTAFDISLHVDADFKDMFIVRGFQNGNIGSRGETTLENNRLVLTYNGADDVKRETAIAWNEEASSVNKEGDVHFHLDLEHEEARTIVFTFAPTIDGQAPKTYPPEGALENLAVSYREWEEETTQVKTDNEALQRLIDRGIGDLRILLTDLGHGRFPVAGLPWFGVPFGRDSLIAALQMLPFNPDVAKGTLKTMASTQGQSKDSWRDEEPGKIMHEMRFGELANTGQIPFTPYYGTIDATPLFLVLLSEYIKWTGDLDLFTELEPNVEKALEWIDSYGDRDGDLFVEYHQESSKGIANQGWKDSGDSIVHRNGDLAKTPIALSEVQGYVYQAKESIAAIYEKHSEGQKAESLRNEAAKLKEAFEKAFWMEDVNFYALALDEDKNQVGTITSNPGHVLFSGMLDEDRAQTVSRMLVSDKMFSGYGIRTMGKGEAGYNPMSYHNGTIWPHDNSMVILGMSKTGNKSDAAKAMKGLIDSAASFEYDRLPELFCGYDAKGKAVNYPVACSPQAWAAGTPLLFIQSILGLFPDSLTETIELNPVLPEGTNELEVTNLSIGKGQLSVRVTGKDDGFKTEVLSNTTGFTAVTNRYHHPKGE, from the coding sequence ATGAACTACCGCGTAATCAAAGAAAACGACGTATTTTTACTTACTGACGAAAAAGGAAACATTCCAAAAGACCACCCATACGGACCGGGTTTATATTCAAAAGACACACGATTTTTAAGCAAGATGGACCTGAAAATCAACGGACAGGAGCCGATTCTCCTGTCATCGGAAGCCGAAGAAAGCTACATCGCTTCCATGATTCTTACAAACCCGCACATGGAACAGGACGGAAACGTTGAACTCTGGCGTGAATCCGTTGAGCTGACAAGAAAGCGTTTCATCTACGAAGACGTTTTCTACGAAATGATTACGGCTAAAAATTACAACCCGAAGCGTACAGCTTTTGATATCAGCCTTCATGTAGATGCCGACTTTAAGGATATGTTCATCGTCCGGGGGTTCCAAAACGGTAATATCGGTTCGAGGGGAGAAACAACCCTTGAAAACAACCGCCTTGTTCTTACTTACAACGGTGCAGATGATGTGAAGCGTGAAACAGCAATTGCGTGGAATGAGGAAGCCTCCTCTGTAAATAAAGAAGGAGACGTTCACTTCCATCTTGATCTCGAACATGAAGAAGCACGAACCATCGTCTTTACGTTTGCACCAACAATCGATGGACAAGCCCCAAAAACGTATCCGCCTGAGGGAGCGCTTGAAAACCTTGCTGTTTCATACCGGGAGTGGGAAGAAGAAACCACACAGGTTAAAACCGACAACGAAGCACTGCAAAGGCTGATTGACCGGGGAATCGGGGACTTAAGAATCCTCCTTACAGATCTCGGACATGGACGTTTTCCCGTTGCCGGACTGCCGTGGTTTGGTGTTCCATTTGGACGTGACAGCCTGATTGCCGCTCTGCAGATGCTTCCGTTCAACCCGGACGTAGCCAAGGGTACACTCAAAACGATGGCCAGCACGCAGGGACAGTCAAAAGACAGCTGGCGTGACGAAGAACCGGGCAAGATCATGCACGAAATGCGCTTTGGTGAGCTTGCCAATACGGGCCAGATTCCATTTACTCCTTACTACGGAACGATCGATGCGACTCCGCTTTTCCTCGTGTTGTTAAGCGAATACATTAAATGGACAGGTGACCTGGATCTTTTCACGGAGCTTGAACCGAACGTGGAAAAAGCGCTCGAGTGGATTGACAGCTACGGCGACCGGGACGGGGATCTGTTTGTGGAGTACCACCAGGAATCGTCCAAAGGCATTGCCAACCAGGGGTGGAAAGACTCAGGTGATTCCATCGTTCACCGAAACGGGGATTTGGCAAAAACACCGATTGCGTTGTCCGAAGTACAAGGCTATGTGTATCAGGCAAAAGAAAGCATTGCTGCCATTTACGAGAAACATTCTGAAGGCCAAAAAGCTGAATCCCTTCGAAATGAAGCAGCAAAACTTAAAGAAGCATTTGAAAAAGCCTTTTGGATGGAAGATGTGAACTTCTACGCACTGGCACTCGATGAAGACAAGAACCAGGTCGGTACAATTACATCAAACCCGGGACACGTATTATTCTCCGGCATGCTTGATGAAGACCGTGCTCAAACGGTGAGCCGCATGCTTGTCTCAGACAAAATGTTTTCAGGATACGGCATTCGGACGATGGGGAAAGGTGAAGCGGGTTACAACCCGATGAGCTATCATAACGGAACGATTTGGCCTCACGACAACAGCATGGTCATTCTCGGAATGAGTAAAACAGGAAACAAATCGGACGCTGCAAAAGCGATGAAAGGCTTGATTGATTCGGCTGCTTCCTTTGAATATGATCGTCTGCCTGAATTGTTCTGCGGGTACGATGCAAAAGGAAAAGCGGTTAATTATCCGGTTGCCTGCTCACCTCAGGCGTGGGCTGCAGGAACACCACTGCTATTTATCCAGTCCATCCTGGGTTTGTTCCCTGACAGCTTAACAGAAACGATTGAACTCAACCCGGTGCTGCCTGAAGGCACAAACGAACTGGAAGTAACGAACCTGTCTATCGGAAAAGGACAGCTGAGCGTTCGTGTCACTGGAAAAGATGACGGCTTTAAGACAGAAGTTTTGTCCAATACGACCGGTTTTACTGCAGTAACGAATAGATATCACCATCCGAAAGGGGAATGA
- a CDS encoding LacI family DNA-binding transcriptional regulator, translated as MATIKDIAKMAGVSVTTVSRALNGYSDVNPKTRDRIKKVAEQLNYSPNALARSLVMSKSHTIGLLVSELNRSGAKDMFTYEVMCGINDAASDENYDLILFSTNPVKQEQKSYSQLCRERQVEGVIMQGIKTDDPYLEEVIESNIPCVLVDVELEGDNVGYVSTDNVFGAQMAMRHLINLGHENIAMMNGHNQARVSQRRLEGYVKALEEAGLPVYDHYVAEGDYLEPKAETEAVKLLTDQPEITAIFCASDLMALGVLRAAERLGRKIPEELSVVGYDDIVLAQYAHPPLTTVAQDKYQIGYESARLLTAMLQQKTKKRKVILDNQLIVRGSTAPPK; from the coding sequence ATGGCAACGATAAAAGATATTGCAAAAATGGCAGGTGTCTCTGTTACTACAGTTTCGCGGGCATTAAACGGCTACAGTGATGTAAACCCAAAAACAAGGGACCGCATTAAAAAAGTAGCAGAACAATTAAATTACAGTCCGAATGCTTTAGCAAGAAGCCTGGTTATGAGCAAATCCCATACGATCGGCCTCCTTGTTTCAGAATTAAACCGTTCCGGTGCAAAGGACATGTTTACGTATGAAGTCATGTGTGGAATCAACGACGCAGCATCAGATGAGAACTATGATTTGATTCTCTTTAGCACAAACCCTGTTAAACAGGAGCAAAAAAGCTACTCCCAGCTTTGCCGGGAACGGCAGGTTGAAGGGGTCATCATGCAGGGAATCAAAACAGATGATCCTTATCTGGAAGAGGTTATTGAATCGAACATTCCCTGTGTTCTTGTGGACGTAGAGCTGGAAGGTGACAACGTTGGCTATGTGTCAACGGACAACGTATTTGGGGCCCAGATGGCCATGAGGCATTTGATTAACCTGGGTCACGAAAACATCGCCATGATGAACGGGCACAACCAGGCGAGAGTGAGTCAAAGACGTCTTGAAGGGTACGTAAAAGCCCTCGAGGAAGCAGGATTACCGGTTTACGATCACTACGTTGCTGAGGGTGATTATTTAGAGCCGAAAGCCGAAACAGAAGCAGTGAAACTCCTGACTGATCAGCCGGAAATCACGGCCATTTTTTGCGCCAGTGATTTGATGGCACTGGGGGTGCTCCGGGCAGCTGAACGCCTCGGACGAAAGATACCTGAAGAATTATCTGTGGTAGGTTACGATGACATCGTGCTCGCGCAGTATGCCCATCCGCCCCTTACAACGGTAGCCCAGGATAAATACCAGATCGGTTACGAATCAGCCCGGTTACTTACAGCGATGCTTCAGCAAAAAACGAAAAAAAGAAAAGTTATACTGGATAATCAGTTAATTGTAAGGGGATCCACTGCTCCGCCAAAATAA
- a CDS encoding carbohydrate ABC transporter permease — protein sequence MAKRKYTKSQLREAGQGYVFLSPTILTLLVFLIGPIIFALFLAFTRVQLLGDTSFTFVGFDNFTRMVDDTRALIALRNTAFYVVVVVPVQTILALVLAATLNAGLKGEKFFRIIYFLPTLTSSAVLVMIFMWMYRPDGFINSILGGVGLPTYNWINDPNIALISIMIMNIWATAPFFMVIYLAALQDIPDSLYEAADLDGANAVQKFWHVTVPLLRPVTGFAVIMGIIGTFQLFDQSYMFSGGSGGPDNSTLTVVLLIYQYAFAAYDQMGYAASLAVALAIVILAATLIQRKLQKDEEVY from the coding sequence ATGGCTAAACGGAAATACACAAAAAGCCAGCTTAGAGAGGCCGGTCAAGGTTACGTATTTTTATCTCCGACCATTCTCACGCTTCTTGTGTTTCTGATCGGACCGATTATCTTTGCATTATTTCTGGCTTTTACGAGAGTGCAGCTCCTTGGGGATACAAGTTTTACTTTCGTAGGATTTGATAACTTTACGAGAATGGTCGATGACACAAGAGCGCTGATCGCCCTTCGAAATACAGCCTTTTACGTAGTCGTCGTTGTACCTGTCCAAACGATCCTGGCTCTCGTTTTGGCAGCAACTCTTAATGCAGGACTAAAAGGGGAAAAGTTCTTTAGAATTATCTATTTCCTTCCAACACTTACATCTTCCGCGGTACTCGTAATGATTTTCATGTGGATGTATCGTCCGGACGGGTTTATTAACTCCATTCTTGGAGGCGTCGGGCTCCCGACATACAACTGGATCAATGATCCCAACATTGCCCTTATTTCGATTATGATTATGAACATTTGGGCCACAGCCCCGTTCTTTATGGTTATCTACTTAGCTGCACTGCAGGACATTCCTGATTCCCTTTACGAAGCGGCTGATCTTGATGGTGCCAATGCCGTTCAGAAGTTCTGGCATGTCACGGTTCCCCTGCTCCGTCCGGTTACAGGCTTTGCGGTCATTATGGGGATTATTGGAACGTTCCAGCTCTTTGACCAGTCGTACATGTTCTCAGGGGGATCCGGCGGACCGGATAACTCCACATTAACGGTCGTTCTGTTGATTTATCAGTATGCCTTCGCCGCCTACGATCAGATGGGCTATGCCGCTTCCCTTGCTGTCGCCCTTGCGATTGTCATTTTAGCAGCGACGCTCATTCAGCGTAAGCTTCAAAAAGACGAAGAAGTCTACTAG
- the htpG gene encoding molecular chaperone HtpG yields the protein MVKKQFEAESKRLLDMMIHSIYSQKEIFIRELISNSSDAIDKMYYKALTDDSLTFEKDDYFIKISADKVKRTLTIKDTGIGMTQDELEENLGTIAKSGSLAFKNENEIKDGHDIIGQFGVGFYSAFMVADAVTVYTKSVSDETGYKWESTGADGYTVEPFDKKEVGTEIILTLKENTEEESYDDFLEEFRLKQVIKKYSDFIRYPIKMDVTERKLKEGSEGEYESVFEEKTVNSMVPIWRKNKSELNDEDYENFYQEKHYGFDKPLKHIHVSVDGAVRYNAILYIPSTMPFDYYSKEYEKGLELYSNGVLIMEKGPELLPDYFSFVKGLVDSEDLSLNISREMLQHDRQLKLIAKNIKNKIKNELKKLLKDEREMYVKFFGTFGRQLKYGVYSDFGANKDDLKELLMFYSSKEKKLITLQEYVSNMREDQKYIYYATGDSYDRIEKLPQTEVVLDKGYEILYLTDEIDEFAIKMLATFNEKEFKSVSSGDLGFDEEESQKAEEEDKANKDLFEEMKKHLEGKVTDVRVSKRLKSHPVCLTSEGEVSIEMEKVLQAMPDNQNVKADKVLEINTNHDVFQTLKNAFENDKDQVKLYTNLLYNQALLIEGLPVEDPLAFSNDICKVMV from the coding sequence ATGGTGAAGAAGCAGTTTGAAGCAGAATCGAAACGATTGCTGGATATGATGATTCACTCGATTTACTCACAGAAGGAGATTTTTATTAGAGAGCTCATTTCCAACTCCAGTGATGCGATTGACAAGATGTATTATAAAGCCTTGACGGATGATTCCTTAACATTCGAAAAAGATGATTATTTTATAAAAATCTCTGCAGACAAAGTAAAACGAACATTAACGATCAAAGATACAGGAATCGGGATGACGCAGGACGAGCTCGAGGAAAACCTAGGGACAATTGCGAAAAGTGGTTCTTTAGCTTTTAAAAATGAAAACGAAATCAAAGACGGCCACGACATCATTGGGCAATTCGGCGTTGGCTTTTACTCGGCGTTTATGGTAGCCGATGCTGTAACGGTGTATACAAAATCAGTGTCAGATGAGACAGGTTATAAGTGGGAATCTACAGGTGCGGATGGCTATACTGTAGAGCCGTTTGATAAAAAAGAAGTGGGCACAGAGATTATCCTTACTTTAAAAGAGAATACAGAAGAAGAGAGCTATGATGATTTCCTTGAAGAATTTCGTCTCAAGCAAGTAATCAAGAAGTACTCCGACTTTATCCGCTATCCAATTAAGATGGATGTAACGGAGCGCAAGCTGAAAGAAGGTAGCGAAGGTGAATACGAAAGCGTTTTTGAAGAGAAGACCGTCAACAGCATGGTGCCGATCTGGAGAAAGAATAAGAGCGAGCTCAACGATGAGGACTACGAGAACTTCTATCAGGAGAAGCATTACGGATTCGACAAGCCATTAAAGCATATTCACGTCAGCGTCGACGGGGCTGTGAGGTACAACGCAATCCTGTATATTCCATCAACGATGCCATTTGACTATTACAGCAAAGAGTATGAGAAAGGTCTCGAGCTATATTCGAACGGGGTCCTAATTATGGAAAAGGGCCCGGAGCTGCTTCCGGATTACTTCAGTTTTGTAAAAGGTCTTGTAGATTCAGAAGACCTCTCGTTAAACATCTCAAGAGAAATGCTTCAGCATGACAGGCAGCTGAAGCTGATTGCGAAAAACATTAAAAACAAAATTAAGAATGAACTGAAAAAGCTCCTCAAAGATGAGCGTGAGATGTACGTAAAGTTCTTCGGAACGTTCGGCAGACAGTTGAAATACGGTGTCTACAGTGACTTTGGTGCCAACAAAGACGACCTTAAAGAGCTACTCATGTTCTACTCATCAAAAGAGAAAAAGCTGATCACACTGCAAGAATATGTTTCCAACATGCGGGAAGATCAGAAGTACATCTACTATGCAACAGGCGACAGCTATGACCGCATCGAGAAGCTTCCGCAAACGGAAGTCGTCCTGGACAAAGGATATGAAATCCTCTACTTAACGGATGAAATTGACGAATTTGCGATCAAGATGCTCGCAACGTTCAATGAGAAAGAATTCAAATCCGTTTCAAGTGGCGACTTGGGCTTTGATGAAGAAGAAAGCCAAAAGGCGGAAGAGGAAGACAAAGCGAACAAAGACCTTTTTGAAGAAATGAAAAAGCATTTAGAAGGAAAAGTAACAGACGTTCGCGTATCCAAACGTCTGAAATCTCACCCGGTCTGCCTCACAAGCGAAGGAGAAGTCTCCATTGAAATGGAAAAAGTCCTTCAGGCAATGCCGGACAACCAAAACGTCAAAGCAGACAAGGTACTCGAAATCAACACGAATCACGACGTGTTCCAAACATTAAAGAACGCGTTTGAAAATGATAAAGATCAAGTCAAACTGTACACGAATCTCCTTTACAACCAGGCACTGTTAATCGAGGGGCTTCCGGTGGAAGATCCGCTCGCCTTCTCAAACGACATCTGTAAAGTAATGGTATAA
- the eutH gene encoding ethanolamine utilization protein EutH: MWLNDAVIWTIAVFAVVGAVDRIFGNRFGYGEQFEKGFLAMGPLALAMVGIICFSPVVAEWLRPVFIPAANLTGADPSVFAGILFAIDMGGYPLSVELSETDQAGLFSGIILATMLGPTFVFTIPVALGLIKKDDHRLFARGILIGLVPVPAGAWLAGVMAGFPTWMVLVNLVPVLVVSVFVMAGLVLFPNGMIRGFIWLGKGIVALFTIMAGVIGFEVLTGVNVVAGTSPAGEAFMIVGMIAITLSGAFPFVHFLKGILGGVIAPVAAKLNVKRVSLVGLVSSLAHSIPVFQVLHEMDSRGKVMNVAFAVSGAFVLGGHLGFVSSVEPQMIVPMIAGKLSAGCLAVGLALITVKGIEES, encoded by the coding sequence ATGTGGCTTAACGACGCAGTAATCTGGACGATTGCGGTTTTTGCGGTGGTTGGTGCAGTTGACCGGATCTTTGGAAACCGGTTTGGATATGGGGAGCAGTTTGAGAAGGGATTTCTTGCCATGGGGCCGCTGGCGCTTGCCATGGTGGGGATTATTTGTTTTTCACCTGTGGTGGCGGAATGGCTGAGGCCGGTGTTTATTCCGGCGGCAAACCTGACGGGGGCAGATCCGTCCGTTTTTGCGGGGATTCTCTTTGCGATTGACATGGGGGGGTATCCGTTATCTGTGGAGCTTTCGGAGACAGACCAGGCGGGGCTTTTTTCGGGAATTATCCTGGCGACGATGCTCGGTCCGACGTTTGTGTTTACAATTCCTGTCGCGCTTGGGCTGATAAAAAAAGACGATCACCGCTTGTTTGCACGGGGGATTTTGATTGGTCTAGTTCCTGTGCCGGCGGGGGCTTGGCTTGCCGGGGTAATGGCGGGGTTTCCGACGTGGATGGTGCTGGTCAACCTTGTACCGGTGCTTGTTGTGAGCGTGTTTGTTATGGCGGGGCTTGTCCTTTTTCCAAACGGGATGATCCGGGGATTTATCTGGCTTGGGAAAGGGATTGTGGCTCTGTTTACCATCATGGCCGGGGTGATCGGGTTTGAAGTTCTTACAGGTGTTAACGTAGTGGCAGGAACGTCTCCTGCAGGGGAGGCGTTTATGATTGTGGGAATGATTGCGATCACCCTGTCCGGTGCGTTTCCTTTCGTTCATTTTTTAAAAGGGATTCTCGGTGGTGTGATTGCACCTGTTGCGGCGAAGCTTAATGTAAAGCGGGTTTCCCTTGTGGGGCTTGTATCGTCTCTTGCCCACAGTATCCCTGTGTTCCAAGTGCTCCATGAGATGGACAGCCGTGGCAAGGTGATGAATGTGGCATTTGCTGTGAGTGGAGCGTTTGTCCTCGGAGGGCACCTCGGGTTCGTGTCGTCGGTTGAGCCTCAGATGATTGTGCCCATGATCGCAGGCAAGCTATCAGCAGGTTGTCTGGCGGTGGGGCTGGCTCTGATTACTGTGAAAGGGATTGAAGAATCATGA
- a CDS encoding response regulator transcription factor, which translates to MAEEQFSILICDDSQMVRNHLRETVELLGASDIYEATNGAEALEKHRSHRPDLIIMDIIMPVKDGVQALKEIVRVDSNVKIIMASSAGTNSHLKKTIMLGAFATIQKPISDFVIRDLVERAVYELKGVQNKV; encoded by the coding sequence ATGGCAGAAGAACAGTTTTCAATCCTCATCTGTGACGATTCACAAATGGTTAGAAACCATTTGAGGGAAACCGTTGAACTCCTTGGCGCTTCAGATATTTACGAAGCGACCAATGGTGCAGAAGCCTTGGAAAAGCACCGCAGTCACCGTCCTGACTTAATCATTATGGATATTATCATGCCGGTAAAAGATGGTGTTCAGGCCCTGAAGGAAATTGTACGTGTTGATTCAAATGTTAAAATCATAATGGCCTCCTCCGCCGGAACAAACAGCCACTTAAAAAAGACCATTATGCTCGGTGCATTCGCCACCATCCAAAAACCAATCAGCGATTTTGTCATTCGCGACCTCGTAGAGCGTGCTGTATACGAATTGAAAGGTGTACAAAATAAAGTGTAA